From Acidimicrobiales bacterium, one genomic window encodes:
- a CDS encoding GNAT family N-acetyltransferase, whose amino-acid sequence MKIRDAQPADAPDIAAYHRRCFESTYAGHIARGELQIPDIDLVRAQFERWFVPGSEFVTRVADVDGRPVAHVTVSANLLVHLFVDPSRQGTGLGRRLLALGESILAEAGHSAFELHARVENVAAIGFYQSAGWAMTGHRLQTEEHGITYEEHVLVKGA is encoded by the coding sequence GTGAAGATTCGTGATGCGCAGCCGGCGGATGCCCCCGACATCGCTGCCTATCACCGCCGCTGCTTTGAGTCGACGTATGCGGGTCACATCGCCCGAGGTGAGCTGCAGATCCCCGACATCGACCTGGTCCGAGCCCAGTTCGAACGCTGGTTTGTGCCTGGATCGGAGTTCGTGACACGGGTGGCCGACGTCGACGGACGTCCCGTCGCCCACGTAACCGTGAGCGCCAACCTTCTGGTCCACTTGTTCGTCGATCCATCGCGACAGGGGACCGGGTTGGGGCGCAGGCTCCTGGCGTTGGGTGAGTCGATACTCGCCGAGGCGGGCCATTCGGCCTTCGAGCTCCATGCGAGGGTCGAGAACGTCGCCGCCATCGGGTTCTACCAAAGCGCCGGATGGGCCATGACGGGGCACCGACTCCAGACCGAAGAGCACGGCATCACCTATGAGGAACACGTCCTGGTCAAGGGGGCGTGA